In Xenopus laevis strain J_2021 chromosome 2S, Xenopus_laevis_v10.1, whole genome shotgun sequence, a genomic segment contains:
- the smg8.S gene encoding protein smg8, with the protein MVGSGGPTVLRDLLGSDIDPAWKDEEVCVVGLFGKTALAQGSWQKCSLVNSVCDRHIFPLFHRAPERPSERSLFQTYYEQDSRVLYVLLNGLSDTGSLLKACEDLSRGVSHAEAHEWWKDEEKLYCMHLLYLFSVCHILVLVHPTCCFDITYEKLFRALDSVRQKMLPSLKPSLKDCAVGLDWKLNARPCPPRLLFMFQLNGALKVEPKGQGQQTSDKPKKHSPKRRLQHALEDQIYRIFRKSRVLTNQSINCLFTVPANQAFVYIVADEDEDPVNILLEGLRHNCTLKDTESLVPISGPRRYQMMRHTRQLSFTVENNTNLSGQLVDCTLREFLFQHVELVLTKKGFDDSVGRNPQPSHFELPTYQKWVSVALKLYEIIIENKDDDPPAFPGGFPPKLLANMKVLEGYLDADTKFSENRCQKALPMAHSAYQSNLPHNYTTTVHKNQLAQALRVYSQHARGPAFHKYAIVLNEDCYKFWSSGHQLCEERSLTDQHCVHKFHLLPKSGEKIEPERNPPILFHNSRARSTGSCNCGRKQAPREDPFDIKSANYDFYQILEEKCCGKLDHITFPIFQPSTPDPAPANNEASPAAHDGEVEGEKIKDKEPQTQGESTSLSLALSLGQSTDSLGTFPEGPKAGGDNTEASGHGTDEKVEKRPSLVDRQASTIEYLPGMVHINSPKGLLPKCSSWALVKLGPAKSYNFHTGLDHLGFIPGTSYLMPWDIVIRTKTEDEGDLDTNSWPAPNKSIPGKRNAVVMGRGRRRDDIARAFVGFEYEDSRGRRFMCSGPDKIMKAIGNGPKESAIKALNSDMPLYMLSPSQGRGLKPHYAQLMRLFVVVPDAPVQIILAPQVQPGPPPCPVFVPEKLDITLPSDGLWVLRFPFSYVSERGPCYPPKENQQLPSYKVTKGILRTVPQ; encoded by the exons ATGGTGGGGAGTGGGGGGCCTACCGTGTTACGGGACCTTCTAGGGTCGGACATAGATCCGGCGTGGAAGGATGAAGAGGTGTGCGTCGTGGGACTTTTTGGTAAGACGGCGCTGGCGCAGGGAAGCTGGCAAAAATGCTCCCTCGTCAACTCTGTGTGCGACCGGCACATCTTTCCGCTATTTCACCGCGCCCCGGAGCGGCCTTCGGAACGCAGTCTCTTCCAGACTTATTATGAACAGGATTCGCGGGTGCTGTACGTGCTTCTGAACGGACTGAGTGATACGGGCTCCCTGCTGAAGGCCTGTGAGGATTTGAGCCGCGGAGTGTCCCATGCAGAGGCGCACGAGTGGTGGAAGGATGAGGAGAAGTTGTACTGCATGCACCTCCTCTATCTATTCTCAGTGTGCCATATCCTGGTGCTGGTGCACCCTACCTGCTGCTTTGATATCACCTATGAGAAACTGTTTAGGGCTTTGGATAGTGTACGACAAAAGATGCTGCCATCACTGAAGCCAAGCTTGAAGGATTGTGCTGTGGGTCTGGACTGGAAACTCAATGCCAGACCTTGTCCACCCAGGCTGCTCTTTATGTTTCAGCTTAATGGAGCCCTTAAAGTAGAGCCAAAGGGTCAAGGGCAGCAGACCAGTGACAAACCCAAAAAGCACTCTCCAAAGAGGAGGCTGCAGCATGCTTTGGAAGACCAGATTTACCGCATCTTTAGGAAAAGCAGAGTCCTGACTAACCAATCCATCAATTGTCTATTCACTGTGCCTGCCAATCAGGCCTTTGTGTATATAGTGGCTGATGAGGATGAAGACCCTGTAAACATACTACTGGAGGGTTTGAGGCACAACTGCACTTTGAAAGATACAGAGTCTTTAGTACCTATTTCGGGTCCGAGACGTTATCAAATGATGAGACACACTCGCCAGCTGTCTTTCACAGTTGAAAATAacacaaatttatctggtcagttGGTTGACTGCACCCTAAGAGAGTTCCTCTTCCAGCACGTGGAGCTGGTTCTCACAAAAAAAGGGTTTGATGACAGTGTGGGGAGAAATCCCCAGCCGTCTCACTTTGAGCTCCCTACATACCAAAAGTGGGTTAGTGTGGCTTTAAAGCTGTATGAAATTATCATTGAAAATAAAGATGATGATCCCCCTGCTTTCCCAGGTGGATTTCCCCCAAAGCTTCTTGCTAACATGAAGGTATTAGAAGGGTATCTGGATGCAGACACCAAGTTCTCAGAAAACAGATGCCAAAAAGCTCTACCCATGGCACATAGCGCTTATCAGTCTAATTTGCCCCATAATTACACCACAACTGTCCATAAAAACCAACTTGCCCAGGCCTTAAGGGTATATAGCCAGCATGCCCGGGGACCTGCTTTCCATAAATATGCCATTGTTCTTAATGAAGATTGTTATAAATTCTGGAGTAGTGGACATCAGCTTTGTGAAGAAAGGAGCTTAACAGATCAACACTGTGTACACAAGTTCCATTTGCTGCCTAAATCTG GAGAAAAAATTGAACCAGAGAGAAATCCACCAATTCTATTTCACAACAGTCGGGCACGTTCGACAGGCAGCTGTAATTGTGGAAGAAAACAGGCACCACGAGAAGACCCGTTTGACATAAAAAgtgcaaattatgatttttatCAG ATCCTGGAAGAAAAATGTTGTGGAAAACTGGATCACATCACCTTCCCCATATTCCAGCCCAGCACTCCAGACCCAGCTCCTGCAAACAACGAGGCTTCGCCTGCTGCACATGATGGTGAAGTTGAAGGAGAGAAGATAAAGGATAAGGAACCACAAACTCAGGGAGAAAGTACAAGTTTGAGTTTAGCACTAAGCCTGGGCCAATCCACTGATAGTTTGGGCACATTCCCAGAGGGCCCAAAAGCAGGAGGGGACAATACAGAAGCTTCTGGCCATGGGACAGATGAGaaggttgaaaaaaggccaagTTTAGTGGATCGTCAAGCCTCAACTATCGAGTATCTACCTGGCATGGTACATATAAATTCACCAAAAGGACTTTTACCTAAATGTTCTAGTTGGGCTTTGGTAAAACTTGGTCCTGCCAAATCCTACAATTTCCACACTGGATTAGATCATCTTGGCTTTATTCCAGGAACAAGTTACTTAATGCCTTGGGACATTGTAATTCGCACTAAGACAGAGGATGAAGGTGACCTTGACACAAACTCTTGGCCAGCCCCCAACAAGTCCATTCCTGGGAAAAGAAATGCTGTGGTAATGGGGCGGGGCCGTCGAAGAGATGATATTGCGAGGGCATTTGTAGGTTTTGAGTATGAGGATTCTAGGGGACGTAGGTTTATGTGCTCAGGCCCAGATAAAATAATGAAGGCGATAGGTAATGGACCTAAAGAATCTGCAATCAAAGCACTCAACAGTGACATGCCTTTGTATATGCTCTCACCATCACAGGGCAGAGGACTTAAACCTCATTATGCTCAGCTCATGAGACTGTTTGTTGTTGTACCAGATGCTCCTGTACAAATTATATTGGCTCCTCAG gtgCAGCCAGGACCTCCTCCTTGCCCTGTCTTTGTCCCTGAAAAGCTGGATATCACCCTTCCTTCTGATGGACTGTGGGTTCTAAGGTTTCCCTTCTCTTATGTCTCAGAACGTGGGCCCTGTTACCCTCCCAAGGAAAACCAGCAGCTTCCGAGCTACAAAGTCACGAAAGGGATATTGCGAACTGTCCcccagtaa